In Aspergillus oryzae RIB40 DNA, chromosome 6, one genomic interval encodes:
- a CDS encoding Zn(II)2Cys6 transcription factor (predicted protein): MTPRRSTRQTGLAALACTECRKQHLKCDANQPSCSRCTQGGFVCQYLPSRRGGRRKPRHEIVYHHPQQHQPSASKLDDAFGISASHYSPGNGTGNNIQTPHHATGLPLQVSSAPGPMNTPDSSNISLQRSSRPGLVGVPWPAILSPNDASSDRLEPPERLWDEDDRCARLYYEHFHVAHPILVPSTLYKDRDYPPFLQLVVEFVGSHYLPSGPRQQLKDKVDAALESNPDRSPCMVQAWLIYSIALYARGERQKAQEAFSQSAEIAFELGMHRGDFASSAHPERSVEAESMRRTWWELYITDIFMAVPLKTITFRCTTVAPEVGLPCDESAYTGCGEIPPPRKMLDFKRRVFAAQEVAFSSFSYRIEAVTILCRVLVLNRLRDYHRDHLQAIENALVSWVNHLPSRKLDIVDSYGNVDEMIFQAHLIIAYATMLLHLPRSDLRPLLTQPDDCFWPSAPCHLSSTFPRLVHSIKATEASRRVSDSISICPNIQKHTPFVIPALALCGMIQLATSINHSEECFDHHCNRVTLILGCLKSTKRTWGSAECAYDCVRSTAADILSDSIEKWNAEPLKSIPTPHDSNDVERANSNVPPAVTVAEGQGLMIPELAPGFIDPTCYNASFFNCLADFDLS; encoded by the coding sequence atgaCCCCGAGACGATCCACCCGGCAAACTGGCCTCGCCGCCCTTGCTTGCACGGAATGCCGCAAACAGCATCTCAAATGTGACGCCAATCAACCATCCTGTTCGCGTTGTACCCAAGGTGGCTTTGTCTGTCAatatcttccttctcgtcgGGGAGGGCGTCGAAAGCCACGCCATGAGATTGTgtatcatcatccacaacaACATCAGCCCTCGGCTTCGAAACTGGATGATGCGTTTGGTATCAGTGCCAGCCATTACTCTCCCGGGAATGGCACGGGGAATAATATCCAAACACCTCACCATGCGACGGGACTACCCCTGCAAGTATCGAGTGCACCTGGTCCAATGAACACGCCTGATAGTAGCAATATCTCGTTGCAGCGAAGTAGCCGTCCTGGCCTTGTAGGTGTCCCATGGCCGGCGATCCTATCGCCGAATGATGCCAGTTCAGATCGTTTAGAACCACCAGAGAGGTTATGGGACGAAGATGACCGTTGTGCTCGATTGTATTATGAGCATTTCCATGTCGCACATCCTATATTGGTCCCTAGCACGTTATACAAGGATCGCGATTaccctccctttcttcaaCTAGTCGTCGAATTCGTCGGGTCCCACTACTTGCCATCCGGTCCCCGCCAACAGCTGAAGGACAAGGTCGATGCCGCACTGGAATCCAATCCGGACCGCTCGCCATGTATGGTTCAGGCTTGGTTGATCTACTCCATTGCTCTGTATGCCCGTGGTGAGCGACAAAAGGCCCAGGAAGCGTTCTCGCAAAGTGCGGAGATCGCCTTTGAGCTGGGTATGCATCGGGGAGATTTCGCATCGTCGGCCCATCCTGAGAGATCTGTTGAAGCCGAGAGTATGAGAAGAACGTGGTGGGAACTATACATCACGGACATATTCATGGCCGTTCCGCTTAAAACGATTACCTTTCGATGTACTACGGTCGCTCCGGAGGTCGGCTTGCCTTGCGATGAATCTGCATACACGGGATGTGGCGAGATCCCACCGCCACGCAAGATGCTGGACTTCAAACGCAGGGTTTTCGCGGCCCAAGAGGTCGCCTTCTCGTCCTTCAGCTACCGCATTGAAGCGGTAACGATCCTGTGTCGCGTTTTGGTCCTGAATCGCCTGCGGGATTATCATCGCGACCATCTCCAAGCCATTGAAAATGCCCTTGTCAGCTGGGTCAACCACCTACCCTCCCGCAAACTGGATATTGTGGACTCATATGGTAATGTGGATGAGATGATCTTCCAAGCACATCTGATCATTGCGTATGCCACCATGTTGCTGCATCTACCGCGCAGCGATCTTCGGCCGCTCCTCACACAGCCCGACGACTGCTTTTGGCCGTCTGCACCCTGCCACCTCTCATCGACATTTCCACGCTTGGTCCATAGTATCAAGGCGACCGAAGCCTCCCGGCGTGTCTCTGACTCCATTTCTATCTGTCCGAACATCCAAAAGCACACGCCTTTCGTCATCCCCGCATTGGCTCTATGTGGTATGATCCAGCTCGCAACTTCTATCAATCACTCCGAAGAGTGTTTTGATCACCATTGTAATCGCGTCACCCTCATTCTCGGGTGTCTGAAAAGTACGAAGCGGACCTGGGGCTCCGCTGAATGTGCGTATGATTGTGTCCGATCCACTGCGGCTGACATTCTCTCGGATTCTATCGAGAAATGGAATGCCGAACCACTGAAATCGATTCCGACGCCTCACGATTCGAACGACGTGGAGCGCGCCAACAGTAATGTACCTCCAGCAGTTACCGTTGCGGAAGGGCAGGGCTTAATGATACCTGAACTTGCTCCGGGGTTCATCGATCCGACTTGCTACAATGCCTCGTTCTTCAACTGCCTGGCAGATTTTGATCTCAGCTAG
- a CDS encoding putative cysteine dioxygenase (cysteine dioxygenase CDO1) yields the protein MLASAIHLPLPLPHGPSPCDHRFLPPTYDLQDLVHDIKSYLGDSSGIDSSDIDHEHLIALAQKYVSNPNDWLRFFYNDPSKNYTRNAIENINRKANILLLVWNPGKGSPIHDHANAHCIMKVLAGELTETVYHPPHSEGDETSPLQLKHQKRYQTDQVTYISDDIGLHRVHNPSPNQVAVSLHIYTPPNAADYGYHIFDGATGKASFVSQAHAHSNTEKPACQA from the exons atgtTGGCTTCCGCTATACACTTGCCTCTCCCGTTGCCGCACGGCCCATCGCCATGCGATCACCGTTTCTTACCTCCCACGTATGATTTACAAGATCTCGTCCATGATATCAAGTCCTACCTCGGCGATTCCTCGGGAATCGATTCATCAGACATAGACCATGAACACTTGATTGCGCTGGCGCAGAAGTATGTCTCAAATCCGAATGATTGGCTGCGGTTCTTCTACAACGATCCGAGTAAGAACTATACCCGCAATGCCATCGAAAACATCAACCGCAAGGCAAACATT ctgctgctggtatgGAATCCAGGCAAAGGCTCCCCCATCCACGACCATGCCAATGCCCATTGCATCATGAAGGTTTTGGCTGGCGAATTGACCGAAACGGTCTACCATCCTCCCCATAGCGAAGGGGACGAGACAAGCCCGCTCCAGCTCAAACACCAGAAGCGATATCAAACAGATCAAGTGACATATATCTCGGACGATATTGGCTTACATCGGGTTCATAACCCAAGTCCGAATCAAGTTGCAGTTTCCCTTCACA TCTATACCCCTCCTAACGCCGCCGATTATGGCTACCATATCTTCGATGGGGCCACTGGAAAGGCCAGTTTTGTATCGCAAGCACATGCTCATTCGAATACTGAGAAGCCTGCTTGTCAGGCGTGA
- a CDS encoding MBL fold metallo-hydrolase (predicted protein), which translates to MHHLTVDLCNTEAPTRDAPGDVPASLPSAKDSKQHPRRGGDENASVYFIGTATTIIEWEGLRVMTDPNFLHAGDHVHLGPGVTSTRRTNPAVDLHELPRVDVVLLSHYHGDHFDQKVESSLRRDLPIITTPHAKSTLTSKGEDSFTRVYDLEPFQDATIDITGNTSKKQARVRVTGMPGKHVPTGVIEKLNDLVSAIPPTNGWMIELGYSDGSSTTDLTVGYRIYISGDTLLIDDLKEIPRRYGDQKIDLMLAHLGGTTVPSPALGPLAMMVTMDAKQGVQLMQLIRPDVTIPIHYDDYDVFASSLEDFRKQVEEAGLGSGVVYLDRGEEYRFRVRA; encoded by the exons ATGCATCACTTGACCGTCGACCTTTGCAACACCGAAGCCCCAACCCGCGATGCGCCGGGAGATGTGCCTGCTAGCCTTCCGTCTGCAAAGGATAGCAAGCAGCATCCACGCCGGGGAGGTGACGAAAACGCATCGGTGTACTTTATCGGGACAGCAACAACTATCAT TGAATGGGAAGGGTTGCGGGTCATGACCGAT CCCAATTTCCTTCATGCAGGAGACCATGTCCATCTCGGTCCGGGCGTGACGAGTACACGCAGAACAAATCCTGCTGTGGACTTGCATGAGTTACCCCGGGTTGACGTCGtcctcctttctcattaTCATGG CGATCATTTTGATCAAAAAGTCGAATCATCACTCCGTCGCGATCTGCCGATCATCACGACTCCACATGCCAAATCGACATTGACGTCCAAGGGCGAGGACTCATTCACGAGAGTGTATGACCTTGAGCCCTTTCAAGATGCTACCATAGATATTACAGGAAACACCTCGAAGAAACAAGCCCGCGTACGAGTGACGGGAATGCCCGGAAAGCATGTTCCCACAGGGGTCATTGAGAAATTGAACGATCTAGTCTCTGCT ATCCCCCCAACGAATGGCTGGATGATTGAGCTAGGCTACAGTGACGGCTCGTCAACTACAGATCTCACGGTCGGATATCGCATTTACATCTCCGGCGACACACTACTGATCGACGACTTGAAAGAAATCCCCAGGCGCTATGGTGATCAAAAGATCGACTTGATGTTGGCGCATCTTGGTGGGACGACTGTACCATCACCGGCATTGGGCCCATTGGCGATGATGGTGACGATGGACGCAAAGCAGGGAGTGCAGCTGATGCAGCTGATACGGCCCGATGTGACCATTCCAATCCATTATGACGACTATGACGTGTTCGCCAGTTCATTGGAAGACTTTCGAAAACAGGTCGAGGAGGCTGGATTGGGTAGTGGTGTGGTCTATCTAGACCGCGGAGAGGAGTATCGGTTTCGCGTGAGAGCTTGA